A window of Marmota flaviventris isolate mMarFla1 chromosome 11, mMarFla1.hap1, whole genome shotgun sequence genomic DNA:
CCATTCAACTCCGTTTCACGATTCCCTGGACAATCCACAGGCTCCCTGCTTCCTGCCACAATTTTCTGCTCTGGATTTTGGGTCACCTCATTTTGTGATTCCACTACTCGTTTCTTGTCAGAAAACTGCACCTGCTCTTCTTCCTTAATCTCGCCTACCTCTGCGTTCTGATAGCTCAGTTCTTTCTTAACACCCTCAAGGGATTCTGCAGCTGCTGGTgatcttttcttcttgtttttcttcttcttgttcttaTTCTTCTTCTGGGGTGACTCTGATGCCTCCGCCTGCTGGTCACTCTTCTCCTCCTCTGGTTCCTTTGCATCAAGCAGCTCACCTTCAGCATCGGCCCTACCTGAGCCTGTTGCTTCCTGATGGCTGCCCTTGGCTGCTGGAGCACCAGGGACGGGCTGGGGTTCTGCGTGGCCTGGCTCCTCATCCCTCACCTCCGTAGCTCCACCCTTTTCTGCACTGTTCTTCCCACGGGCTTCTGTGCTATGAACTGGGGCCTCTCTCAGCTCAGTTGCCTCCTGGTTGGTGAGCTCCTTCTCTAAGCTCTGCCCTGCACTGGTGCTAAACACACACTGTCCACCTTGAGACACTGGGTCATCACCATGCTTCAGAGGACTTGCAGGCGCTGTGCCCACTTGCTCCCCAGCTGGCACTCCCCCTGCCTCTACTATACTCCCCAGGGGACCCCCACTTGGCCCTCCAGCATCTGTCCTGCTCATTCTTTCAACTTCGGGTATTGGCACAGGAGCAGATTCCTGGCATGTTTGTGGGCTAACCTCTTCCAAGTCGCTtttccaatcctcctgcttttctttttcctgccttccTACAGATGGCTCACTTTGGCTTTTGATATCCAAGGCAGTGCAACTGTCCTGCCCACTCGTGGGTACTGGGGCTTCCTTGTCTAAATCCCTCCAATAACCAGGCTGCTCCAGGGAAGCCCCAGTTTCACCATCTGGCACGTCTATGACCCCTCTTGACTCAACCTGCCCTGGACTTTCAAGGAAAGCAGTATTCTCTAGAACTTGGTTGTGAACCTGCTCCTCACAGTTAGCATTTGCTCTGGGTCCTGGGGACGGGGCACTGTCTCCAGAGGTTTTCTGCTCCTCCACATTTTCACCAGGATGTGATACATAATCCTTTACTGTGTCCTCTTTGTGCTGTCCTTGCTCAGTATTCTGCAAGATTGCTCTTTTCCCCATATTctccacaatttcatttttcacctTCACTTCTGTGGCTCTTCCTAAAAGACCATTGAGAGAATTGAAGGGACCCCATGATGCGGTGACCACTcaacatatattaaaaagtaaacacaGGCTCTAATTCCCACCCAGCCCTGTTCCTAGAGAGAGTGAGTCATCAAAGAATCACATGAAATGGAGGCTTCTGCCATTTAAGTGTGGCAAAGCAGCAACTGCATTAGCAAGAATCTGATCAGTGAGGCCTGGCCACCATCTCCAAGGCAACAGTGTGCTGGTGCCGCCGTGCATGAGCTTCTCAAGGTGAATTCACGTTTTAACACAAAGAAACAGCTCTGGATCAGACAGCCAAACAACCCAAAATGATGGGTTTAAGAATGGACTGCAAGTCCGTTCCCATTTCCAAATGTACATCCTGACACCTCGTGCTTTTCCGGTTATCAAGTGGCTTTGCTGATCAGAGCCCCTAAGTGGCTCTcaaattgttgtttttaaagaatgttcAGTTCAGTTTCAGAAGCTTAGACTCAAGATCCATCTTAATGAGGATACCTTTAAAATAGCTCCTATAAGGCAAAGAGAATGCTATGCTCCACTGCCCAGCATTCTCTTCCTGAAAGAGTGTCCACATCTGTCCTGAGTCCTCAGCTCAGCCCAGGAGCCTATGCACCCCAGCAGGGGGCAAGGCTGGATGCCAGGGGACCACTTAATTAAGACACTGTTTACAAGTAGGAAGCTTGACACTGCTTTGGAACAAACAGTTATACTTGAGATTCTCTAAACCAAGCCTGAGCCTATTAGATACCATGTTACTGGAAGCCAAAGCCTGACAATCTTGTAGCCAGTGGTCTCCACACTGGGACCATGACCCCAGGAAAATAGGGGAAATACTAGCACTAcgatttagttttattttaccttttaaaaatttctattattctATGTCTTATGAGGTACTTTCTATATCAATGAAATAGTACACATAAGTACATTAAAAGATAACATGTGTATTGATAAATTCCCACAATCCTTTACTGACGGGATATGTGAGCTAAAACATTAAAGACCATCACAAAGCTGGTATTTAAGCAGCTCATGGTGGTTATAAAAGGTATGCAAAACAGCTATTGGACAAGAGCAGCATGGTCAATTCCTACCTGCTCAGCACCCCTTCTAAAGGCATGATGGCAATTCATTAATTCACCTTTCCTTCCCAACAACTTTTACACAGTTCCAAGTGCTGTGTCTTTAGGAGTGGTAAAGATAAAAAGGGACTTCCCTGGGAGGTGAGTCCTGAGAAGCTAAAGCCTACAGGTTTCCACATTTgcataaagaaaactaaataagttGAAAACTTCTAATTTGCAATTAAAAATCATGGGCTCTCTCTTATTCCAGCCTCACTGATAAAAACTTGAAGGCAACTGGTACCAGGGACAGACCAGGCCTTTTTTAGGGGGTGCAGCTTCAGGCTGAGGGGTTATTCCAAAGCCAGACTGTATGATGAATATTAGTGAGTTGCTGCAGGTCGctgaaaaatcacataaaatctccCATGATCCACTGGACTCCACCACCTGATCCTCGTGCGGAAGCAAGGGCATGGCATTTGAAGGAGCATGCTCGACCAAGGCCTCCTACACCCTGGCCACACCCACCACCCAGGActgcctgccccccacccagCTGGGTGGAGACCCACAACCCGTGTGTGCTCCGTGTGCCCCTCGTGCCTGCGGGACGCTGAGCGGGGCACAGGCTGTGACAGCGTGGCAGGCCCCTGCGGCCACCTAACCTGCTTCGCAGCCTCCGCTGCTCTGATCTGATAGCTCCATAACGAAGCAGGTTGAAGCCACACTTGGCACAGATTTGAGGAGAGCACGGTCACCCAGTGCTGGTCCCTCCTTACACTCACAGCTTTGAGACGCAGAGGTACGTGGATTGAGCCACTGTGGTAAGCTGGAGGAGGTGCATGCCAGACAACGCGTGTGGGCCCTCACACTGATTGGCAGGAAATTACCATGACGTGACAGAACAAATGGCATGCTGTGTGACTGTTAATTGATCAGTTACGATTGCTTCAATTCTAAAAATGCATGGAATGTGAGCCAATGCTGATTGAAAGATGAAGGGATCAGGAACGCATACTTACCCAGTGTCCCATCCCCGGCCGACTTGAGGGCATTTAACTCCTCTTTAGTGATCTTGGTGGAGCCGTGGTACCCAACATTGTTTAGTGTATCTGAAGTCTCTCCATTGTTGGCTATTTCTGAATTTAGGATTATTCCATGTTTCTGGGAACAAAAACAGGCTCACTGTAATACTCAgaaatatcaagttaaaacttttttttattaatgatcTTAAACAAGGAAAGTATTTTTCCTGGAGAGGGAAACTCCAGAGGGACGCAGAGGTGCCTGGGCACCACGCTTGTAAGTGCTCCACCAACACACAAGTCTGTGGTGGCTTCCTCCACATGCTGCCTCCTTTGGGCTCCTATCTGGGACCTAATTTTCTGGTGACAAGATACTTTCAACAGGGATCCTTTAAACCAGGCATAAGAGCCCCTGAGCTGCCACAAGTGGCACACCAAGCCGTCCCTGGGAAGTGCCCCTCAGCCACACAGCCCTGAGAGAAAGGCCTGCTCGGGTGTTCTGGAAGGAATGAGACTCATGCTGGGGGGATTAAAAGGGGTCCAGAATGCTGCATGCATTCAAAAGAATGAGCATGTCCACGACACGGAGAGACGCTTGGCAGCCCTGGGGTCCTGACTTGCCGGCCCCCCTGCCTCACAGCTCTTCTCCGATGCTGCGCGCACAGCCTCTGAGGAGCATCATTGGCCACCTGACTCAGGCCTGTGCCCTGCGGGTTCATCGCTCTGGCTTTGACCAGGGAATTTAAGAGCAGACACTGACATGTCCCCGACACTGAAGGTGTCACCAGGGCCATGCCTTGTTCAACACTCCCTCCTGCAGCACTCCAGAGCCCCCCCCAGTTGCTGCCCACTGGGCTTCTACTCTGTCTCAAGCCAGCAGCTGCAGGTCCCTTGACATGGTGTCCAGGATGTGGGCTGTCCTTCTCCCAGGACCAGGAAGGTCTCAGGGTCTCAAGCATGGGCCTAACCCCACCACTTAGCCCAGACACTGCTCATCAGGAGAAGTCTATGAGGGGAGGCTTTATTCCAAGGACACAAATACATTTTCCAACCTGGAGGAATATTCTAGAAGGCTTACTAATGAGTATGAGGAAAACTCaggtaacaaaaacaacaaaaaaaaccacccaGAGCTGAAAACCTGAGCTCCTCCCAAGATCACTTGTGCTTGTGAGCACCAAATGACCCCGATCTGCACATGTGAATCCTCAGGGCAGTGAAACTACGCCTTGCGCGCACCAATGTCACAGTATAGACACAGCTGACACAGTCACAGAAGCCCAGAATTGGCTGTTGCCACCGGGGTATTTTTAAACAGACTTTGACTTCATACCTTCAATTCCTCTTTCAGCTTGACTATTTCTTCTCTAAGATCATCTCGTTCGCTTCTTATGGAATCAAAGAACTCTTTCTGCCTCTCTAAGGCCTGAGTGTGCagcagagcagagagaaagaagacaggCAAGAAGAGCAGTTACTTCAGGAGCAGCAGCGAGAAGGCGGCTCTACCGTCCACACACTAACCAGCCCAGACATGGAAAGATGCCTAAGGAGCAGACAGAACAGGCAGCAAGCATCTGTGCGATGGCCGGGCGCAGGGTGCTAGCTTCTGGAACCTCACGAGCATGCTCGTGGAAACCAGAGGCGGCTTCATGGCCTCGAGTGCTAGCTCGGCCTGCACTCGCACGGTGTTGAAGTCCCCACGAGCAATGTGTTCACTTCACTGAGGGACAAACAAAGAACCAAGAGGAGTGCTGAAGAGCCCCCAAATGGGAACTCTTCCGTCATTTTTACACATAGATTATGGGTGTTTGTTGTCCCTGATAAAAGTAAAGCAGTCTGAACACATGCATCTGTGCACAGGCACTCCTAGCTAAGTGCTGCTGGGTGTGTAAAGTGCAGCCAGGGTGCAGTTCACACAGTGGACCTGCAGACACATGGTCACACACCGCTAGGCCTTTATCAGGGCTGGGTCATGTGAGTTGCTATGTTTTAGAAGCCCTTTGCGACTATGGCTCTGTGGGGTCCCTGTCTTCCTATCTGTCACTGCTGAACGTGGGTGGGCTGCCTCTTTGCAGAGGGAGTGGGTCTCAGGAGGCCACCCTGGGGAGACTTCGATGTAGAACTATGTGGGGTGCAGCTCCTGCTACCCATAGTTTCCTTAAACCCTTCTGAGAAAAAACCCAGGCAAGGCCAAGCAGGGACCTCTGAGAGGTGTGACCTCCAGGCAGTGCCCAGAGGCCTCCCTCACCGTGTCCTGGGCCCCTCACCATGCAGCCAGGGAAAGCAGTCAACTCCAAATCTTAGTTACTATCAATTTGCTAAGTTAGTGCATGAACTCTGTTCCTAATTTTGTGTCACACGGGGGTTGCATGCACCCACACAAAAGCTTTTGCAAACCAAACATTCTGCAATAACTGTT
This region includes:
- the Lrrfip1 gene encoding leucine-rich repeat flightless-interacting protein 1 isoform X1; its protein translation is MDMGTQGSGRRRLPTRERLTAEDDALNQIAREAEARLAAKRAARAEAREIRMKELERQQKEIYQVQKKYYGLDTKWGDIERWMEDSERHSRRSRRSTSASDEDERMSVGSRGSLRSQPDVEYGGPYAWTNGYDGELYGSQSLSRRSGRVEERPEKDFAEKGSRNMPGLSAATLASLGGTSSRRGSGDTSISIDTEASIREIKELNELKDQIQDVEGKYMQGLKEMKDSLAEVEEKYKKAMVSNAQLDNEKTNFMYQVDNLKDTLLELEEQLAESQRQYEEKSKEFEREKHAHSVLQFQFAEVKEALRQREEMLEALERQKEFFDSIRSERDDLREEIVKLKEELKKHGIILNSEIANNGETSDTLNNVGYHGSTKITKEELNALKSAGDGTLGRATEVKVKNEIVENMGKRAILQNTEQGQHKEDTVKDYVSHPGENVEEQKTSGDSAPSPGPRANANCEEQVHNQVLENTAFLESPGQVESRGVIDVPDGETGASLEQPGYWRDLDKEAPVPTSGQDSCTALDIKSQSEPSVGRQEKEKQEDWKSDLEEVSPQTCQESAPVPIPEVERMSRTDAGGPSGGPLGSIVEAGGVPAGEQVGTAPASPLKHGDDPVSQGGQCVFSTSAGQSLEKELTNQEATELREAPVHSTEARGKNSAEKGGATEVRDEEPGHAEPQPVPGAPAAKGSHQEATGSGRADAEGELLDAKEPEEEKSDQQAEASESPQKKNKNKKKKNKKKRSPAAAESLEGVKKELSYQNAEVGEIKEEEQVQFSDKKRVVESQNEVTQNPEQKIVAGSREPVDCPGNRETELNGKLQQEGGDVKTRAEGMSHGGTLNPEGGTVESSGASASDKALDEDGGDKAASSAQSSPREPEKEEGDSSSLLENSPSVDTDDASRAESAKRQDPSQHPGQVADKAQDSLGQKSSELSAAAGETGDSSSEGGREAGEGSERGKSKEDCTMS